GCCTGTGAGACGGGCGGCGGCCGGGAAGAATTAGCTTCTGCCGGGAGGGGAAGTGGTGTTCAATTTCCACGGTTATGAGCCAAACACATCCGCTTACGACGACAACATTTGAATTGCCCGGCTACCGGCTGGTCAAATCGTTCGGTGTGGTGCGCGGCATTGTCGTGCGCTCGCGCTCCATCATCGGCAACATGGGCGCGCACCTGCAAAGCCTGGTTGGCGGAAATATCTCAATCTACACGACGCTGTGCGAACGGACCCGCGAGGATGCGTTCAATCAGATGATCAGCCACGCGGGAGCGCTAGGCGCCAACGCCGTCGTCGGGGTCCGCTATGATGCGACGGAGATCGGGCCGGGCATTACGGAAGTGC
The nucleotide sequence above comes from Candidatus Paceibacterota bacterium. Encoded proteins:
- a CDS encoding YbjQ family protein: MSQTHPLTTTTFELPGYRLVKSFGVVRGIVVRSRSIIGNMGAHLQSLVGGNISIYTTLCERTREDAFNQMISHAGALGANAVVGVRYDATEIGPGITEVLCYGTAVYVEGAA